A genomic segment from Lignipirellula cremea encodes:
- the infC gene encoding translation initiation factor IF-3 — MGKQRINEQIRISPVKVVDQNGEMLGEMPTDKARQLAVEAGLDLVEVAADARPPVCRIMDHGKVQYERKKKQSDGGKTHRTQLKQIRLRAKTGDHDIDFKVRRAEQFLKRNDKVKINVMFRGRENAHHERGREMLLEIIDTLQEVSTVEKPPSMESQRMMTTILAPKK, encoded by the coding sequence ATCGGAAAGCAGCGGATTAATGAGCAGATTCGTATTTCACCCGTCAAAGTTGTCGATCAGAACGGGGAAATGCTGGGTGAAATGCCCACCGACAAGGCCCGCCAGCTTGCTGTCGAGGCAGGTCTGGATTTAGTGGAAGTCGCCGCCGATGCGCGGCCGCCCGTCTGCCGCATCATGGATCACGGCAAGGTCCAGTATGAGCGGAAAAAGAAACAGTCCGACGGCGGCAAGACGCATCGCACCCAGCTCAAGCAGATTCGTCTCCGCGCCAAAACGGGCGATCACGACATCGACTTCAAAGTCCGTCGCGCCGAGCAGTTTCTGAAGCGGAACGATAAAGTCAAAATCAACGTGATGTTCCGTGGACGTGAAAACGCCCACCATGAACGCGGCCGCGAAATGCTGCTGGAGATCATTGACACACTGCAGGAAGTGTCGACGGTCGAGAAGCCGCCTTCGATGGAAAGCCAGCGTATGATGACGACGATTCTCGCTCCCAAGAAGTAA
- a CDS encoding GNAT family N-acetyltransferase, with amino-acid sequence MITIRKETLADRAAIRDITIDAFANSVHGHQGEADLVDALRSSNADGLSLVAEREGTLVGHLLFSPVVVRRQGRELHGQGLAPLSVLTAQQRRGVGSALVVAGQELLAATGNPFTVVAGDPAYYGRFGFVPAGQFGWTHGFAGMPQEFFQVHAHDPAELDPFRDGQVFYREEFGPQHEAG; translated from the coding sequence ATGATCACTATCCGTAAAGAAACACTGGCCGATCGCGCGGCGATCCGGGACATAACGATCGACGCATTCGCGAACTCCGTGCACGGTCACCAGGGCGAGGCCGATCTCGTCGATGCGCTCCGCAGCAGCAATGCCGACGGGCTGTCGCTGGTGGCTGAGAGGGAAGGGACGCTCGTCGGGCATCTGCTTTTCTCGCCGGTCGTGGTGCGCCGCCAAGGAAGAGAATTGCACGGCCAGGGACTTGCTCCCCTGTCCGTGTTGACAGCGCAGCAGAGACGGGGCGTGGGCTCCGCGCTGGTGGTCGCGGGACAGGAGTTGCTGGCCGCGACGGGGAATCCGTTTACGGTCGTCGCCGGGGATCCGGCGTACTATGGCCGGTTTGGCTTTGTGCCGGCCGGCCAGTTCGGTTGGACGCATGGCTTTGCGGGGATGCCGCAGGAATTTTTTCAGGTCCATGCCCACGACCCGGCGGAACTGGATCCGTTCCGCGACGGCCAGGTCTTCTATCGGGAGGAATTCGGGCCGC
- a CDS encoding DUF1501 domain-containing protein, producing MDLARRQFFTSTASGAGFLALASLLRDDGLIAAEPSAEESIINPLAPKMPHFAPKAKRCIFIFLAGAPSHVDLYDPKPVLNERSGEPLPDSLTEKVRFAFIKKESAVLLGSPRKFSKHGESGMEVSDLLPHIGGCADDIALVRSMHTDAFNHHPAQLMMTTGVPRFGRPSLGSWLTYGLGSPSKDLPGYVVLTAGRGSSGGVSNWTSGFLPSTYQGVLFRSEGEPVLNLNNPPGVSQASQQLGLDLISRLNQERLQQLGDDEIASRTSAYHLAYRMQSAAPELIDISDETQETLDLYGVNRKEPDKYNFRGGGAHVYQQFSTNCLLARRLVERGVRVVTLMHASWDHHSNLTPEIEYNAGMLDQPAAALVQDLKRRGLLDDTLVVCAGEFGRTPLGENRSSAKNNTGRDHHPYAFSLWMAGGGIRGGQTLGETDDIGWSPVADPIHINDLHATMLHLFGFDHFKLNVRFKGLNVRLTDQGGKVVKKLLA from the coding sequence GTGGACCTTGCACGACGGCAGTTTTTTACCTCGACTGCGTCGGGGGCTGGCTTTCTGGCGCTGGCTTCGCTGTTGCGGGATGACGGTCTGATCGCGGCCGAGCCGTCGGCTGAAGAGTCGATTATCAATCCGCTGGCGCCGAAGATGCCGCACTTTGCGCCCAAGGCCAAACGCTGCATTTTCATCTTCCTGGCCGGCGCCCCCAGCCATGTGGATCTGTACGATCCCAAACCGGTGCTGAACGAACGCAGCGGAGAGCCATTGCCGGATTCGCTGACCGAGAAGGTGCGGTTTGCCTTCATCAAAAAAGAGTCGGCCGTGCTGCTGGGCTCGCCGCGCAAGTTCAGCAAGCATGGGGAAAGCGGCATGGAGGTGTCCGATCTGCTGCCGCACATCGGCGGTTGCGCCGACGACATTGCCCTGGTCCGGTCGATGCATACGGACGCCTTTAACCATCACCCGGCCCAGCTGATGATGACGACCGGCGTCCCCCGCTTCGGCCGTCCGAGCCTCGGTTCCTGGCTGACCTATGGGCTAGGCAGTCCCTCCAAGGATCTGCCGGGCTACGTGGTGCTGACCGCTGGCCGCGGCAGCAGCGGCGGCGTTTCTAACTGGACCAGCGGCTTTTTGCCCTCGACCTACCAGGGCGTTCTCTTCCGCAGTGAAGGGGAACCGGTCCTCAATTTGAACAACCCGCCCGGCGTTTCCCAGGCCAGCCAGCAGCTGGGGCTGGACCTGATCAGCCGCCTGAACCAGGAACGTCTGCAGCAACTGGGGGACGATGAGATTGCCAGCCGCACGTCGGCCTATCATCTGGCTTATCGGATGCAATCCGCGGCGCCCGAGCTGATTGATATCTCGGACGAAACCCAGGAGACGCTCGACCTGTACGGGGTCAACCGGAAAGAGCCCGACAAGTACAACTTCCGCGGCGGAGGCGCCCATGTGTACCAGCAGTTTTCGACCAACTGCCTGCTGGCCCGGCGCCTGGTGGAACGGGGGGTGCGGGTGGTGACGCTGATGCACGCCTCGTGGGATCATCACAGCAATTTAACGCCGGAGATTGAATACAACGCCGGCATGCTCGACCAGCCAGCCGCAGCCCTGGTGCAGGATCTGAAGCGGCGGGGCCTGCTCGACGACACGCTGGTCGTCTGCGCGGGAGAATTCGGCCGCACCCCCCTGGGGGAGAACCGCAGCTCGGCCAAGAACAATACAGGCCGCGACCATCACCCGTATGCATTCAGCCTGTGGATGGCCGGCGGCGGCATCCGCGGCGGGCAAACGCTGGGGGAAACCGACGACATCGGCTGGTCGCCGGTCGCCGACCCGATCCACATTAACGACCTGCACGCCACCATGCTGCACCTGTTTGGCTTTGACCATTTCAAGCTCAATGTCCGCTTCAAGGGGCTTAATGTTCGCCTGACCGATCAGGGCGGAAAAGTCGTTAAAAAGCTGCTCGCCTAG
- a CDS encoding alkaline phosphatase D family protein, producing MLNDAASILWRRTLAGIVCGMVLAAGLPARGAEEPLTRIALGSCVRQNLPQPIWDAIVGFKPQLFLFIGDNIYGDSESMEVLRTKYKQLGDQPTFQRLKAACPILAIWDDHDYGVNDGGAEYPMKAESQQVFNEFFETPADSPRRQRPGLYDAQVFGPKGRRVQVILLDTRYFRSPLQRLQADQQRHGPFGPSDDPAATMLGEAQWKWLAEQLQQPAEVRIIASSIQVLPDQHGWEKWDNFPRERARLFRLVGEQQAAGVLFISGDRHRAELSQIDDTAAGYPLFDLTSSSLNAPSGPNSGEPNSHRLGEQYNGVNFGSITIDWETSSPTITLAVHNGDGETVLKHALKLSDLQPQKSP from the coding sequence ATGTTGAATGACGCGGCTTCTATTCTGTGGCGACGGACGCTTGCTGGAATCGTGTGCGGGATGGTGCTGGCGGCGGGGCTGCCGGCGAGGGGGGCGGAGGAGCCGTTGACGCGGATTGCGCTGGGGTCGTGCGTGCGGCAGAATCTGCCGCAGCCGATCTGGGATGCGATTGTTGGTTTCAAGCCGCAGCTGTTCCTGTTCATTGGCGACAATATTTACGGCGACTCGGAATCGATGGAGGTCCTCCGTACGAAGTACAAACAGCTGGGCGACCAGCCGACGTTCCAGCGGTTGAAGGCGGCGTGCCCTATTCTGGCAATCTGGGACGATCACGATTATGGCGTCAACGACGGCGGCGCCGAATACCCGATGAAGGCCGAATCGCAGCAGGTGTTCAATGAGTTTTTTGAAACACCGGCCGACTCCCCCCGTCGCCAGCGGCCGGGCCTGTACGACGCGCAGGTTTTTGGTCCCAAGGGTCGCCGGGTGCAGGTGATTCTGCTGGACACGCGATACTTTCGCAGCCCCCTGCAGCGGCTGCAGGCCGACCAGCAGCGGCACGGACCGTTCGGTCCCAGCGACGATCCTGCAGCGACCATGCTGGGCGAAGCCCAGTGGAAATGGCTGGCCGAGCAACTGCAGCAGCCGGCCGAAGTGCGGATTATCGCCTCGAGCATCCAGGTGCTGCCCGACCAACATGGCTGGGAGAAGTGGGACAATTTCCCGCGGGAGCGGGCCCGTCTGTTCCGTCTCGTTGGCGAGCAGCAAGCGGCCGGCGTGCTGTTCATCAGCGGCGATCGGCATCGGGCCGAACTCTCGCAGATCGACGATACGGCGGCCGGTTACCCGCTGTTCGATCTGACCTCGTCCAGCCTGAACGCCCCCAGCGGCCCCAACTCGGGCGAGCCGAACAGCCATCGTCTGGGCGAGCAGTACAACGGCGTCAACTTCGGCTCCATCACGATCGACTGGGAAACGTCCTCGCCGACCATCACGCTTGCGGTTCATAACGGCGACGGCGAAACGGTGCTGAAACATGCGCTGAAGTTAAGCGACCTGCAGCCGCAGAAATCGCCCTGA
- the ygfZ gene encoding CAF17-like 4Fe-4S cluster assembly/insertion protein YgfZ: MQEEEHQTLTQGAGLVDFSHRTHLELQGADRTVFLHNFCTNEIKLLQQGEGCEAFLLNPQGKVIGLVAIFCGPESLWIETVAGQGPTLHGHLDRYIIREDVEVHDRTAERREWLLAGANAPELLAAVTAAPVPETGHAHQDALIAGVPVSVRRVKWTPAPTFLVAMPADDFTAVGDGLRAAGARDCSLASYDRIRIEAGMPEFGRDVTVANLPQEVDRDDTAINFRKGCYLGQETVARIDALGHVNWRFTPLLLQADTAPTELLEFTLDGKVVGRMTSAAWSPERNSVIGLGYVRTAQAKPGAKFDSPAGPIQVGFDV; this comes from the coding sequence ATGCAGGAAGAAGAACATCAAACGCTGACCCAGGGCGCCGGGCTGGTCGATTTCTCCCACCGCACGCACCTGGAACTGCAAGGCGCTGACCGCACCGTGTTCTTGCACAACTTTTGCACCAACGAAATCAAACTGCTCCAGCAGGGCGAAGGCTGCGAGGCGTTCCTCCTCAACCCCCAGGGGAAAGTCATCGGTCTGGTCGCCATTTTCTGCGGCCCCGAATCGCTCTGGATAGAAACGGTCGCCGGCCAGGGCCCCACCCTGCACGGCCACCTGGATCGCTACATCATTCGCGAAGACGTCGAAGTCCACGATCGCACCGCCGAGCGCCGTGAATGGCTGCTCGCCGGAGCCAATGCGCCGGAACTGCTGGCCGCCGTGACCGCCGCTCCCGTCCCGGAAACAGGCCACGCGCATCAGGACGCTCTCATCGCTGGCGTCCCTGTTTCCGTCCGCCGCGTGAAATGGACGCCGGCCCCGACCTTCCTGGTCGCCATGCCGGCCGACGACTTTACCGCGGTCGGCGACGGGTTGCGTGCGGCAGGAGCCCGCGACTGCAGTCTGGCCAGCTATGATCGCATCCGTATCGAAGCCGGCATGCCGGAGTTCGGCCGCGATGTGACCGTCGCCAATCTGCCGCAAGAGGTCGACCGCGACGACACGGCGATTAACTTCCGCAAGGGCTGTTACCTGGGCCAGGAGACGGTTGCCCGGATCGACGCCCTGGGCCACGTGAACTGGCGTTTCACCCCGCTGCTCCTGCAGGCCGACACAGCCCCGACGGAACTGCTGGAGTTCACCCTGGACGGCAAAGTCGTCGGGCGCATGACGTCCGCCGCCTGGTCCCCCGAACGCAACTCCGTCATCGGCCTGGGCTACGTCCGCACCGCCCAGGCAAAGCCCGGCGCTAAGTTTGATTCACCCGCCGGCCCGATCCAGGTCGGCTTTGACGTTTAA